One Verrucomicrobiota bacterium genomic region harbors:
- a CDS encoding NIPSNAP family protein, which produces MKLAPVLAALFAFATVSTVAAEKDPRVFEMRTYTALPGRLDALNARFRDHTCKLFEKHGMVNLGYFVPVQNTNNQLIYFLAHQSRDAARKSWAAFIADPDWRKAQQASEADGKILAKAPEAIFLDATDYSPAIKHSDVGGRVFEVRTYTTEPGRLDALNARFRDHTVKLFAKHGMANIAYWVPMKGEKGADNTLVYLLAHKSEEAAKASFDGFRKDGEWVAARKASEEKAGGSLTVQGGVKSMFLKPVDYSRVK; this is translated from the coding sequence ATGAAACTTGCCCCCGTTCTCGCCGCCCTGTTTGCGTTTGCCACGGTCTCGACGGTCGCCGCGGAGAAAGATCCGCGCGTGTTCGAAATGCGGACCTACACCGCGCTGCCCGGCCGGCTGGACGCGCTGAACGCCCGGTTCCGCGACCACACGTGCAAGCTGTTCGAGAAGCACGGCATGGTGAACCTCGGCTACTTCGTGCCGGTGCAAAACACGAACAACCAGTTGATCTATTTCCTCGCGCACCAGAGCCGCGACGCCGCACGCAAGTCGTGGGCCGCGTTCATCGCAGACCCCGACTGGCGCAAGGCGCAGCAGGCGTCCGAGGCCGACGGGAAGATCCTCGCCAAGGCACCCGAGGCGATCTTCCTCGACGCGACGGATTACTCCCCCGCGATCAAGCACAGCGACGTGGGCGGGCGCGTGTTCGAAGTGCGCACCTACACGACGGAGCCCGGCCGGCTCGACGCTCTCAACGCGCGCTTTCGCGACCACACGGTGAAGCTCTTCGCGAAGCACGGCATGGCGAACATCGCCTACTGGGTGCCGATGAAAGGCGAGAAAGGGGCGGACAACACGCTGGTCTACTTGCTCGCCCACAAGAGCGAGGAGGCGGCGAAGGCCAGCTTCGACGGGTTCCGCAAGGACGGCGAGTGGGTCGCGGCGCGCAAGGCGAGCGAGGAAAAGGCCGGCGGCTCGCTCACGGTTCAGGGGGGAGTGAAGTCCATGTTTCTCAAGCCCGTGGACTACTCGCGTGTGAAGTGA
- a CDS encoding glycosyltransferase family 2 protein, with translation MPCLNEAETLATCIKKARRCLDEHGVKGEIIVADNGSTDGSPDIARALGARVVPVSARGYGNALMGGIAAARGRFVIMGDADDSYDFTALHPFIEKLRGGAEMAQGCRLPSGGGRVMEGAMPPSHRWLGNPMFSVMARRMFDAPVHDVYCGLRGFTKALYERLDLRCTGMEFAIEMIIKASVQGARIAEVPITLHPDGRTMHKSHLRTVRDGWRTLRFFLLCSPRWLFLLPGLALMAAGLAGYAVALPGATVSGVTFDAHTLLFASLALLAGFQSAQFAVFARTFAVNIGLLPEQPALARLLEFLRLERGLLIGVAAMLTGVSLLLGAVNQWRLAHFGQLDYAHTMRWVIPGVTLTSLGFQMMLFSFVLSILTLRRK, from the coding sequence ATGCCCTGCTTGAACGAGGCGGAGACGCTCGCCACGTGCATCAAGAAGGCGCGACGCTGCCTCGACGAACACGGCGTGAAAGGCGAGATCATCGTCGCCGACAACGGCAGCACCGATGGCTCGCCCGACATTGCGCGGGCCCTTGGCGCTCGCGTCGTTCCGGTGAGCGCGCGCGGCTATGGCAATGCGCTCATGGGCGGCATCGCCGCGGCGCGCGGCCGGTTCGTCATCATGGGCGATGCTGACGACAGCTACGACTTCACCGCGCTCCATCCGTTCATCGAGAAACTGCGGGGCGGGGCGGAGATGGCGCAGGGCTGCCGGCTGCCTTCGGGCGGCGGACGCGTGATGGAGGGCGCGATGCCGCCGTCGCACCGCTGGCTGGGCAACCCGATGTTCTCCGTGATGGCGCGGCGGATGTTCGACGCGCCCGTGCACGACGTGTATTGCGGGCTGCGCGGGTTCACGAAGGCACTTTACGAACGGCTCGACCTGCGTTGCACGGGCATGGAGTTCGCCATCGAGATGATCATCAAGGCCAGCGTCCAGGGCGCGCGCATCGCCGAGGTGCCCATCACGCTTCATCCCGACGGTCGCACCATGCACAAGTCGCACCTGCGCACGGTGCGTGACGGGTGGCGGACGCTCCGGTTTTTCCTGCTGTGCAGCCCGCGCTGGCTGTTCCTGCTGCCGGGACTCGCCTTGATGGCGGCGGGACTCGCAGGTTACGCGGTCGCGTTGCCGGGCGCGACGGTCAGCGGGGTGACCTTTGACGCGCACACGTTGCTGTTCGCAAGCCTGGCGTTGCTGGCGGGATTCCAATCCGCGCAGTTCGCCGTGTTTGCGCGGACGTTCGCGGTGAACATCGGCCTGCTGCCGGAGCAGCCCGCGCTGGCGCGCCTGCTCGAGTTCCTGCGGCTCGAACGGGGGCTGCTCATCGGCGTCGCCGCCATGCTCACGGGCGTGTCGCTGCTGCTCGGCGCGGTGAACCAGTGGCGTCTCGCGCATTTCGGCCAGCTCGATTACGCCCACACCATGCGATGGGTCATCCCCGGGGTGACGCTCACCTCGCTCGGATTCCAGATGATGCTGTTCAGCTTCGTGCTGAGCATCCTCACCCTGCGAAGGAAGTGA
- a CDS encoding uracil-DNA glycosylase: protein MKAAGVRFVPVSRESLAALPVPGAARKAAERTGAVRTRATVEARPYASAAAPVHPVPALPVSPAPSPRGAQVRPPAPADRPAALAALRERAVVCAKCPHLVTSRKQVVFGVGNPAAELMFVGEAPGADEDAQGEPFVGAAGQLLTKIIQAMGLARSDVYIANILKCRPDMPAGSSGNRKPSPEEMNTCIPWLLGQIEIIQPKVMVALGGVAVEGLLGKSAGITRLRGHWQDFRGTPLMPTFHPAYLLRNQALAEKRKVWEDMLAVMERLAMPVSDKQRHYFLRAAS, encoded by the coding sequence ATGAAGGCGGCGGGCGTCCGCTTCGTGCCGGTGTCGCGCGAGTCGCTCGCCGCGCTCCCGGTGCCCGGCGCGGCACGCAAGGCTGCGGAGCGCACAGGCGCAGTGCGGACGCGCGCGACCGTGGAGGCGCGGCCGTATGCATCCGCTGCGGCCCCCGTCCACCCGGTGCCCGCGCTTCCTGTTTCACCCGCGCCATCACCACGGGGCGCGCAAGTGAGGCCGCCCGCCCCTGCCGACCGGCCGGCCGCGCTGGCGGCGCTCCGGGAGCGCGCGGTCGTGTGCGCGAAATGTCCGCACCTCGTCACGTCGCGCAAACAGGTCGTGTTCGGGGTCGGCAATCCGGCGGCGGAGCTGATGTTCGTCGGCGAGGCGCCGGGCGCGGATGAGGACGCGCAAGGCGAGCCGTTCGTCGGCGCCGCGGGGCAGCTTCTCACCAAGATCATCCAGGCGATGGGGCTCGCGCGAAGCGACGTCTACATCGCGAACATCCTGAAGTGCCGGCCCGACATGCCCGCCGGCAGCAGCGGCAACCGCAAGCCGTCTCCCGAGGAAATGAACACCTGCATCCCGTGGCTCCTCGGGCAGATCGAGATCATCCAGCCGAAGGTGATGGTCGCGCTCGGCGGTGTCGCGGTCGAGGGGTTGCTCGGCAAGTCCGCCGGCATCACGCGGCTTCGCGGCCACTGGCAGGACTTTCGCGGCACGCCGCTGATGCCGACCTTCCATCCGGCGTATCTCCTCCGGAACCAGGCGCTCGCGGAGAAACGCAAGGTGTGGGAGGACATGCTCGCCGTGATGGAGCGGCTCGCGATGCCCGTGAGCGACAAGCAGCGGCATTACTTTCTCCGCGCCGCATCTTAA
- a CDS encoding class I SAM-dependent methyltransferase, protein MNAANPPTPEPTAWEKAYLRFETPGQEIAKFISRLRLLGADSWPRDAELVEIFCGRGNGLIALEQLGFTRVEGVDLSPALLAQYTGKARTVAADCRRLPFADASRDILIVQGGLHHLPEIPGDLETTAAETARVLRAGGRFMIVEPWDTPFLRFVHAVSNMGLARKLWDKLDAFAVMTEHEATTYFNWLGRPEEILAVLRRHFEAEHCSVRWGKLRFLGRRR, encoded by the coding sequence ATGAACGCCGCGAACCCGCCAACTCCGGAACCCACGGCGTGGGAGAAGGCCTACCTGCGGTTCGAGACCCCCGGGCAGGAAATCGCCAAGTTCATCTCGCGCCTGCGGCTGCTCGGCGCGGATTCGTGGCCGCGCGACGCCGAGCTCGTGGAGATTTTCTGCGGCCGCGGCAACGGGCTCATCGCGCTGGAACAACTCGGCTTCACCCGCGTCGAGGGCGTGGACCTCTCGCCCGCGCTGCTCGCCCAATACACCGGCAAGGCGCGAACCGTCGCCGCGGATTGCCGCAGGCTTCCGTTCGCCGACGCGAGCCGCGACATCCTCATTGTGCAAGGCGGGCTCCATCACCTGCCCGAGATTCCCGGTGATTTGGAAACGACCGCCGCCGAGACCGCGCGCGTCCTTCGCGCCGGCGGCCGCTTCATGATCGTCGAGCCGTGGGACACGCCCTTCCTCCGATTCGTCCACGCCGTCTCAAACATGGGGCTGGCCCGAAAACTGTGGGACAAACTCGACGCCTTCGCCGTCATGACGGAGCACGAGGCGACGACTTACTTCAACTGGCTCGGCCGCCCGGAGGAAATCCTCGCCGTGCTGCGCCGCCACTTCGAGGCGGAACACTGCTCGGTGCGATGGGGCAAGCTGCGCTTCCTCGGGCGGAGGCGCTGA